One genomic segment of Photobacterium sp. DA100 includes these proteins:
- the murJ gene encoding murein biosynthesis integral membrane protein MurJ: MSKRLLRSGLIVSTMTLVSRVLGLVRDVVVANLMGAGAAADVFFFANKIPNFLRRLFAEGAFSQAFVPVLTEYHASGEMDRTRQLIARASGTLGVIVTVVTLLGILGSGVVTALFGAGWFIDWLNDGPSAPKFELASLLLKITFPYLWFITFVALSGAILNTLGKFAVSSFTPVFLNVAIIGCAWFVSPNLSQPEIGLALGVFLGGLIQFLFQLPFLYKEGMLVKPKWGWNDPGVVKIRTLMIPALFGVSVSQINLLFDTFIASFLTTGSISWLYYSDRLLEFPLGLFGIAIATVILPALSRKHVDQSPEQFAHTMDWGVRMVLLLGIPAMLGLMVLAKPMLMVLFMRGEFSPNDVQMASMSLLAYASGLLNFMLIKVLAPGYYARQDTKTPVKFGIVAMVTNMFFNAIFAYFYGYVGLAMATALSALVNAALLYRGLHITGVYKLTGETLWFVLRLVVAGGAMVGTLLWALPEMAVWLEWTLLDRVLWLTGLIGAGAGVYLVAVMLMGVRPRHLRAAS, encoded by the coding sequence GTGAGCAAGCGTCTTTTGCGCTCAGGACTGATTGTCAGCACCATGACATTGGTCTCTCGGGTGCTTGGTTTGGTGCGCGATGTCGTTGTTGCCAACCTGATGGGGGCCGGGGCTGCGGCCGATGTTTTCTTCTTTGCCAATAAAATTCCCAATTTTCTGCGGCGGCTGTTTGCCGAGGGGGCTTTTTCCCAAGCTTTTGTCCCGGTTCTGACCGAATACCATGCTTCTGGCGAGATGGATCGTACCCGGCAGTTGATTGCCCGGGCGTCGGGTACCTTGGGCGTGATTGTCACTGTGGTTACCCTGCTGGGTATTTTGGGCTCGGGTGTGGTCACGGCCTTGTTCGGGGCCGGATGGTTTATCGACTGGCTCAATGATGGCCCGTCGGCACCGAAGTTTGAGCTGGCCAGCTTGCTGTTGAAAATTACCTTCCCGTACCTGTGGTTCATCACCTTCGTTGCCTTGTCGGGGGCGATCCTCAATACATTGGGGAAATTTGCCGTTTCATCATTTACCCCGGTATTCCTAAATGTCGCGATCATTGGTTGTGCGTGGTTTGTTTCCCCTAACCTCAGCCAGCCCGAAATTGGCTTGGCATTGGGGGTATTCCTCGGCGGTCTGATCCAGTTTTTGTTCCAGCTGCCGTTTTTATATAAGGAAGGTATGCTGGTGAAGCCGAAATGGGGATGGAATGACCCCGGGGTGGTGAAGATCCGTACCCTGATGATCCCGGCTCTGTTCGGGGTATCGGTCAGCCAAATCAACCTGCTGTTTGATACCTTCATTGCCAGCTTCCTTACCACCGGTTCAATCAGTTGGCTGTATTACTCCGACCGCTTGTTGGAGTTTCCGCTAGGTCTGTTTGGTATTGCCATTGCCACGGTGATTCTGCCGGCCCTGTCACGCAAACACGTTGACCAAAGTCCGGAGCAGTTCGCCCATACCATGGACTGGGGGGTGCGGATGGTACTGTTGCTCGGGATCCCTGCCATGCTCGGATTGATGGTGCTGGCCAAGCCGATGCTGATGGTCTTGTTCATGCGCGGTGAATTTAGCCCCAATGATGTGCAGATGGCATCCATGTCACTGCTGGCCTATGCATCCGGCTTGCTCAACTTCATGTTGATCAAGGTGCTGGCACCGGGATACTACGCAAGGCAGGATACCAAGACCCCGGTGAAGTTTGGTATCGTCGCGATGGTGACGAATATGTTCTTCAACGCCATCTTTGCCTATTTCTACGGCTATGTTGGCCTGGCGATGGCAACGGCGCTGTCGGCGCTGGTTAACGCCGCCCTGTTGTATCGTGGCCTGCACATTACGGGTGTATACAAGCTGACGGGCGAAACCTTGTGGTTTGTCTTGCGCCTTGTCGTCGCGGGGGGAGCCATGGTCGGAACATTGCTTTGGGCTCTGCCAGAGATGGCGGTTTGGCTGGAGTGGACCCTGCTAGACCGTGTGCTGTGGCTGACTGGTCTTATCGGTGCCGGTGCTGGGGTATACCTAGTGGCTGTTATGCTGATGGGCGTTCGTCCCCGCCACCTGCGTGCAGCCAGCTAA
- a CDS encoding metalloregulator ArsR/SmtB family transcription factor, translated as MELQQMEQNAPKAVALLKAMANERRLFILCYLLEEEMSVGMMSERLGISQSALSQHLAWLRRDGLVETRKVAQTVYYRLKSDEVKAMMQLLHKMYCGA; from the coding sequence ATGGAACTACAGCAAATGGAGCAAAATGCCCCTAAAGCCGTAGCTCTGCTAAAAGCAATGGCCAATGAGCGGCGTTTATTCATCCTGTGCTATTTACTGGAGGAAGAAATGTCGGTTGGTATGATGAGTGAGCGACTGGGGATCAGTCAGTCGGCATTGTCACAGCATTTGGCGTGGTTGCGGCGCGATGGCCTGGTAGAAACCAGGAAGGTTGCTCAGACGGTGTATTACCGTCTCAAGAGCGACGAGGTCAAAGCGATGATGCAGTTGCTACACAAGATGTATTGTGGAGCCTAG
- the ribF gene encoding bifunctional riboflavin kinase/FAD synthetase, translating to MELIRGIHNIQPKHRGCVLTIGNFDGVHLGHQAVLRNVMAKAEALGCPATVMSFEPQPQELFAGDKAPARLTRFRDKYLRLKEQGLDRFLCVTFNRHFANLSAQDFVRRLLVEQLGVKFLVVGDDFRFGKGRSGDFAMLQAAGKEYGFTVVSTQSFCVSAQRVSSTAIRQALAEDQLELAESMLGRPFSISGRVSHGRKLGRTIGFPTANVPLKRRVSPVSGVYAVDVYGVADTPLAGVANVGRRPTVNGVRRQLEVHLFDFQSDLYGAKIDVVLRHKLRDEIKFESFDALKAQIERDAQSARVWLAERNNVQLRPSNGIENQ from the coding sequence ATGGAATTGATCCGAGGAATACATAATATCCAGCCAAAGCACCGCGGTTGTGTGCTGACGATTGGTAATTTTGATGGTGTTCACCTAGGTCACCAGGCAGTGCTACGCAATGTCATGGCCAAGGCTGAGGCTCTGGGCTGTCCAGCGACAGTGATGAGCTTTGAACCCCAACCTCAGGAGCTGTTTGCCGGAGACAAGGCGCCTGCTCGGCTAACTCGTTTTCGAGACAAATACTTACGCTTGAAAGAGCAGGGTTTGGACCGTTTCCTGTGCGTCACCTTCAATCGCCATTTCGCCAATTTGTCGGCACAAGATTTTGTCCGCCGCTTGTTGGTTGAGCAATTGGGTGTTAAGTTTCTGGTAGTTGGTGACGACTTTCGTTTCGGCAAAGGCCGCAGCGGGGATTTCGCCATGTTACAAGCTGCCGGTAAAGAATATGGTTTTACTGTGGTGAGTACCCAGAGTTTCTGTGTCTCCGCGCAGCGTGTCAGCAGTACGGCAATCCGTCAGGCTTTGGCGGAAGATCAGCTCGAGCTGGCTGAGTCTATGCTGGGGCGTCCGTTCAGTATCAGCGGGCGCGTCTCCCATGGCCGAAAACTAGGACGGACGATCGGATTTCCGACAGCCAATGTCCCACTAAAACGCCGGGTCTCTCCGGTTTCTGGCGTTTATGCCGTCGACGTCTACGGCGTGGCCGATACTCCGCTTGCCGGGGTGGCCAATGTCGGCCGTCGACCGACGGTAAATGGCGTGCGCCGCCAATTGGAAGTGCACCTGTTTGATTTCCAGTCTGATCTCTACGGAGCTAAGATTGACGTCGTGCTGCGCCACAAGCTGCGCGACGAGATAAAATTTGAATCATTTGATGCGTTGAAAGCACAAATCGAGCGTGATGCGCAGTCGGCACGGGTGTGGCTGGCTGAGCGTAATAATGTCCAACTTCGCCCAAGTAACGGAATCGAGAATCAATGA
- the nhaA gene encoding Na+/H+ antiporter NhaA, protein MTDAIRKFLKLESAGGIILIIAAAMAMMIANSPLQDLYNGTLHTYVAGLSISHWINDGLMAVFFLLIGLEVKRELIEGALNTKEKAIFPAIAAVGGMIAPALVYVLFNFADPLAIQGWAIPAATDIAFALGIMALLGSRVPVSLKVFLLALAIIDDLGVIVIIALFYSSDLSTLALAVAFAATAALFVMNAKNVTKVSWYVVVGLILWISVLKSGVHATLAGVVLGFAIPLSGKDGLSDEHSPLKKMEHALHPYVAFLILPVFAFANAGISLDGVSLAGLTSMLPLGIAMGLMIGKPLGIFTASYLAIKTGLASMPEGIGFRQIFAVSVLCGIGFTMSIFISSLAFVGAPEDFSTYSRLGILLGSTVSAVLGYMMLSRSLPRSVAKENGGVI, encoded by the coding sequence ATGACCGATGCGATTCGTAAATTTTTAAAACTGGAGTCTGCTGGTGGGATAATCCTGATCATCGCGGCAGCGATGGCTATGATGATTGCGAACTCGCCATTGCAGGATCTGTATAACGGAACACTGCACACTTATGTTGCAGGTTTATCAATTTCACATTGGATCAACGATGGCCTGATGGCTGTGTTCTTCTTGCTAATTGGCTTGGAAGTAAAGCGCGAACTCATCGAAGGGGCGCTCAATACCAAAGAAAAAGCGATCTTCCCGGCCATTGCAGCAGTAGGCGGCATGATTGCGCCAGCGTTGGTTTACGTACTGTTTAATTTTGCCGATCCCCTTGCCATTCAGGGGTGGGCGATTCCGGCAGCAACAGACATTGCTTTCGCTTTGGGGATCATGGCCCTGCTAGGCAGCCGAGTCCCGGTTAGCCTCAAAGTCTTTTTGCTGGCATTGGCGATTATTGACGATCTAGGCGTTATTGTGATCATCGCGCTGTTCTACAGCAGTGATTTGTCAACCTTGGCATTGGCTGTGGCCTTTGCGGCAACAGCTGCACTGTTTGTGATGAATGCCAAAAATGTTACCAAGGTCTCTTGGTACGTTGTGGTTGGCCTGATCCTTTGGATCAGCGTCTTGAAGTCTGGGGTTCATGCCACACTGGCTGGGGTGGTGCTGGGCTTTGCGATCCCGCTGTCGGGCAAAGACGGCTTATCGGACGAGCATTCGCCGCTTAAGAAAATGGAGCATGCACTGCATCCGTATGTCGCTTTCCTGATTTTGCCTGTGTTTGCGTTTGCCAATGCCGGGATCTCATTAGACGGCGTTTCGCTGGCGGGTCTGACGTCCATGTTGCCATTAGGTATCGCTATGGGTCTGATGATCGGCAAGCCTCTTGGTATTTTCACCGCGAGTTATCTGGCAATCAAAACCGGTCTGGCGAGCATGCCGGAAGGAATTGGCTTTAGACAGATCTTTGCGGTCTCAGTACTGTGTGGTATCGGCTTTACCATGTCCATCTTCATCTCGTCGCTGGCCTTTGTCGGCGCTCCTGAGGACTTCAGTACGTACTCTCGTTTGGGAATTCTGTTGGGATCGACAGTATCCGCTGTATTGGGTTACATGATGCTAAGCCGGTCGTTGCCAAGGAGTGTTGCCAAGGAAAATGGAGGTGTTATATGA
- the fkpB gene encoding FKBP-type peptidyl-prolyl cis-trans isomerase, which yields MSVITESSEVLMHFAIKLEDGSVADSTQAMGKPAKFKMGDGSLTDNFEKCLLGLAKGQQSSFDLEPEDAFGLPNPDNIHHVDRTKFGTDAPAEVGNIIAFAGPDGSDIPGIITEVLGDSVTVDFNHPLAGQRVTFEVEVVAIEN from the coding sequence ATGTCGGTCATTACGGAAAGCAGTGAAGTACTCATGCACTTTGCCATCAAACTTGAAGATGGCTCTGTGGCAGATTCAACCCAGGCGATGGGCAAACCGGCAAAATTCAAAATGGGCGATGGCAGCCTGACAGACAATTTCGAAAAATGTCTGCTGGGTCTGGCAAAGGGGCAGCAGAGCAGCTTCGACCTGGAGCCGGAAGATGCGTTTGGCTTGCCAAACCCAGATAACATCCACCATGTTGACCGTACCAAATTTGGTACCGATGCCCCGGCCGAAGTTGGTAACATTATCGCCTTTGCCGGTCCTGACGGCAGCGATATTCCGGGCATCATTACAGAAGTTCTCGGTGACTCTGTGACCGTTGATTTCAATCACCCGCTTGCAGGGCAGCGTGTGACTTTCGAAGTTGAAGTCGTTGCCATTGAAAACTAA
- the nhaR gene encoding transcriptional activator NhaR, with protein sequence MSHLNYNHLYYFWMVCKQGSVTKAADALFLAPQTVTGQIRALEERLKGKLTKRVGRNIEPTELGQLVFKYADKMFDLSYEMLDIVNYTQRENLLLEVGVADALSKRLVSKVLMEGLPEDDRIHLRCYESTHEMLLEQLSQHKLDMILSDCPVDSTQSPGLYSKKLGESTMSFFCNEPDKPLNFPACIEDYKLLIPGRRTAMGRKLIHWFDQMGITPNILGEFDDAALMKAFGLYQQSMFVAPSIYAAELEDTAHNIREVKRVKEIKEEYYVIFAERMIMHPAVKRICEADFRKLFK encoded by the coding sequence ATGTCTCACCTTAACTACAACCACCTATATTACTTCTGGATGGTTTGCAAGCAGGGCTCAGTCACCAAGGCTGCCGATGCGTTGTTCTTGGCTCCGCAGACGGTCACCGGACAGATCAGGGCGTTGGAAGAGCGCCTCAAAGGCAAACTGACCAAGCGGGTTGGCCGTAATATCGAGCCGACTGAACTGGGCCAGCTGGTCTTTAAGTATGCCGATAAGATGTTCGACCTCAGTTACGAGATGTTGGATATCGTCAATTACACCCAGCGCGAGAACTTGCTGCTGGAAGTCGGGGTGGCGGATGCGTTGTCCAAGCGGCTCGTCAGCAAAGTGTTGATGGAAGGCCTGCCAGAGGACGATCGTATCCATCTGCGCTGCTACGAATCGACCCACGAAATGCTGCTGGAGCAGCTGTCGCAGCACAAGCTGGATATGATCCTGTCGGATTGCCCGGTTGACTCCACCCAGAGCCCTGGGCTATACAGCAAGAAGCTGGGGGAGTCGACCATGAGCTTCTTCTGTAACGAGCCGGACAAACCGCTGAACTTTCCTGCCTGTATTGAAGATTACAAACTACTTATCCCTGGGCGGCGCACCGCGATGGGGCGCAAGCTGATCCATTGGTTCGACCAGATGGGGATCACCCCAAATATCCTCGGCGAGTTCGATGATGCTGCCCTGATGAAGGCTTTTGGCCTGTATCAGCAGTCGATGTTTGTCGCGCCGTCGATCTATGCGGCCGAATTGGAAGATACGGCCCATAACATCCGCGAGGTGAAGCGGGTGAAAGAGATCAAAGAAGAGTACTACGTTATTTTTGCCGAGCGGATGATCATGCACCCTGCGGTCAAACGCATTTGTGAGGCGGATTTTAGAAAACTGTTTAAATAA
- the rpsT gene encoding 30S ribosomal protein S20 encodes MANIKSAKKRAITSEKRRQHNASRRSMMRTFFKKVIAAIEAGNKEAATQAFAEMQPVMDRMATKGLIHKNKAARHKARLAAKIKAL; translated from the coding sequence TTGGCTAACATCAAATCTGCTAAGAAACGTGCGATCACTTCTGAAAAACGTCGCCAGCACAACGCTAGCCGTCGTTCAATGATGCGTACTTTCTTCAAGAAAGTTATTGCTGCTATCGAAGCGGGCAACAAAGAAGCTGCTACTCAAGCTTTCGCTGAAATGCAACCTGTTATGGATCGCATGGCTACTAAAGGCCTGATCCACAAAAACAAAGCTGCACGTCACAAAGCTCGTCTAGCTGCAAAAATCAAAGCTCTATAA
- a CDS encoding Na/Pi symporter, with product MTTQASTAEQPMNSSMRWVRWANLAFMLYVLLVAVSVVSSGFKLSVGEQAKTLFEFASHPIAGLMIGLVATSLIQSSSTVTSIIVGLVAGGLPVETAIPMVMGANMGTTLTNTLVSLGHARCKDEFRRAFASATIHDFFNLLAVAIFLPLEMMFGLLDKISTWLVSPMMGTANMDMGGMNFMKVLTGPGVSLIKGPLAGFGTMGGVFMILIGIGLIFVSITAMGKLMRSLMVGRAREILKSAIGRGPIHGIASGTVVTVLVQSSSTTTSLMVPLVGTGVLKVRDVYPFTLGANIGTCITALLAATAVSGEYAVFALQIALVHLAFNLLATILIYGVPFLRELPLKGAFYLGEIGTKSKAAVAGYIALVFVLIPGSILALTA from the coding sequence ATGACTACCCAAGCCTCTACTGCTGAACAGCCAATGAACAGCTCTATGCGCTGGGTCCGCTGGGCTAACCTGGCGTTCATGCTTTACGTTCTACTTGTTGCTGTCTCTGTCGTGAGCAGCGGCTTCAAACTATCTGTTGGTGAACAAGCTAAAACGCTGTTTGAGTTTGCCTCGCATCCGATTGCTGGCTTGATGATCGGCTTGGTAGCAACATCGCTTATCCAGTCGTCAAGTACGGTAACCTCTATCATTGTCGGCCTAGTGGCAGGCGGCCTGCCGGTTGAGACGGCGATCCCGATGGTCATGGGTGCCAATATGGGTACAACTCTGACCAATACTCTCGTTAGCCTGGGCCATGCCCGCTGTAAAGACGAATTCCGCCGTGCTTTCGCCAGTGCCACGATTCATGATTTCTTTAACCTGCTAGCTGTTGCAATCTTCCTTCCGCTGGAAATGATGTTCGGCCTGCTGGACAAAATCTCCACCTGGCTGGTATCGCCAATGATGGGCACAGCTAACATGGACATGGGTGGCATGAACTTCATGAAAGTACTGACAGGCCCGGGCGTAAGCCTGATCAAAGGCCCACTGGCTGGCTTCGGCACCATGGGTGGCGTGTTCATGATCTTGATTGGTATCGGCCTGATTTTTGTCTCTATCACTGCAATGGGCAAGCTAATGCGTAGCCTGATGGTAGGACGTGCCCGTGAAATCCTGAAAAGCGCGATTGGCCGCGGTCCAATCCACGGTATCGCTTCAGGTACAGTCGTCACAGTTCTGGTTCAGTCATCTTCGACAACAACGAGCCTGATGGTACCGCTGGTTGGTACCGGTGTGCTGAAAGTACGCGATGTTTACCCGTTCACGCTAGGCGCTAACATCGGTACCTGTATCACGGCTCTACTGGCTGCAACCGCTGTATCGGGCGAGTACGCAGTGTTTGCTCTACAAATCGCACTGGTACACCTTGCGTTCAACCTGCTGGCAACAATCCTAATCTACGGTGTACCGTTCCTGCGTGAACTGCCACTGAAAGGAGCCTTCTACCTAGGTGAGATCGGTACCAAGAGCAAAGCCGCAGTGGCTGGTTACATCGCCCTGGTATTCGTGCTGATCCCTGGCTCAATCCTAGCGCTGACCGCATAA
- the ileS gene encoding isoleucine--tRNA ligase: MSDYKDTLNLPETGFPMRGNLAQREPAMLKRWYDEDLYGEIRKAKKGKKSFVLHDGPPYANGDIHIGHALNKILKDIIIKSKTLSGFDAPYIPGWDCHGLPIELMVEKKVGKPGQKVTAAEFREKCRTYAAGQVEGQKESFMRLGVLGEWDKPYRTMDFGTEANIIRSLGKIADQGHLLKGFKPVHWCTDCGSALAEAEVEYKDKVSPSIDVRFKAADEAATVAKFQCADGHAGEGDISIVIWTTTPWTLPANRAVAVRDDLEYVLIQVEGEKKERLIVASELAKDVLDRAGIEHFHNLGFCKGADLELVRFNHPFYSFDVPVILGDHVTTESGTGCVHTAPGHGQEDFAVGQKYGLEVANPVGSNGVYLPDTELFAGQHVFKANDAVVETLKEHGALLHHHAYEHSYPHCWRHKTPIIFRATPQWFVSMDQAGLRAKALEEIKAVQWMPEWGQSRIEGMVEGRPEWCISRQRTWGVPIALFVHKETQELHPNSAELIEKVAQLVEQKGIQAWWDLDPADIMGEEDAAKYEKVLDTLDVWFDSGVTHFSVVDSREEYNGNSADLYLEGSDQHRGWFQSSLISSVAMKGKAPYRQVLTHGFVVDGQGRKMSKSIGNVVAPKDVTNKLGADILRLWVASTDYTGEVAVSDEILKRSADAYRRIRNTARFFLANLSGFNPETDLVAPEEMVALDRWAVGRAMAAQEEIIKAYDEYNLHAVTQRLMQFCSVEMGSFYLDVIKDRQYTAKRGGHAQRSCQTALYYIVEALVRWMAPIMSFTADEIWNEMPGQRDKFVFTGEWFEGLFGLAEGEELNNEFWAELQTVRGAVNKLLEGARKDKVIGGALQAEVTLHASEALAAKLNKLEDELRFVLLTSKAEVVVADSKPEGAQDTDVDGLFVTVKASEAAKCDRCWHHVADVGTIEGHEEVCGRCVSNVEGEGEERKFA, translated from the coding sequence ATGAGCGACTATAAAGATACCCTGAACCTGCCTGAAACAGGGTTTCCGATGCGAGGCAACCTAGCTCAGCGTGAGCCTGCAATGCTTAAGCGTTGGTACGATGAAGATCTTTACGGTGAAATTCGTAAAGCCAAGAAGGGTAAGAAATCCTTCGTACTACACGATGGCCCTCCATACGCCAACGGTGATATTCACATTGGTCACGCGCTAAACAAGATTCTTAAAGACATTATTATTAAGTCAAAGACTCTGTCAGGCTTTGATGCGCCATATATTCCTGGTTGGGACTGCCACGGTCTTCCTATCGAGCTGATGGTAGAGAAGAAAGTCGGCAAGCCGGGCCAGAAGGTGACGGCCGCGGAATTCCGCGAGAAGTGCCGTACCTACGCAGCTGGCCAGGTTGAAGGCCAGAAAGAAAGCTTTATGCGCCTTGGCGTACTGGGTGAGTGGGACAAGCCATACCGCACGATGGATTTTGGCACCGAAGCCAACATCATCCGCTCGCTGGGTAAGATTGCCGATCAGGGCCACCTGCTGAAAGGTTTCAAACCTGTTCACTGGTGTACAGACTGTGGTTCTGCACTGGCTGAAGCAGAAGTTGAGTACAAGGACAAAGTGTCTCCGTCTATCGATGTTCGCTTCAAGGCGGCTGACGAAGCGGCTACTGTGGCTAAGTTCCAGTGTGCTGACGGCCATGCCGGCGAAGGCGATATCTCTATCGTGATCTGGACCACCACACCTTGGACACTGCCTGCCAACCGTGCGGTTGCGGTGCGTGACGACTTGGAATACGTACTGATCCAAGTAGAAGGCGAGAAGAAAGAGCGTCTGATCGTTGCCTCTGAGCTAGCGAAAGATGTACTGGACCGTGCCGGTATCGAGCATTTCCACAACCTTGGCTTCTGTAAAGGTGCGGATCTGGAGTTGGTGCGTTTCAACCACCCATTCTACAGCTTCGACGTACCGGTGATCCTGGGCGATCACGTTACCACTGAATCGGGTACGGGTTGTGTGCACACTGCACCGGGCCACGGTCAGGAAGACTTTGCGGTCGGTCAGAAATACGGCCTTGAAGTTGCTAACCCTGTGGGCAGCAATGGTGTTTACCTGCCGGATACCGAGCTATTCGCTGGCCAGCACGTATTCAAAGCCAACGATGCGGTTGTTGAAACCTTGAAAGAGCACGGTGCGCTACTTCACCACCATGCCTACGAGCACAGCTACCCGCACTGCTGGCGCCACAAGACGCCAATCATCTTCCGTGCTACGCCGCAGTGGTTCGTGTCGATGGATCAGGCAGGTCTGCGAGCTAAAGCTCTGGAAGAAATCAAAGCGGTACAGTGGATGCCTGAGTGGGGCCAGAGCCGTATCGAAGGTATGGTTGAAGGTCGCCCTGAGTGGTGTATCTCTCGTCAGCGTACCTGGGGTGTGCCAATTGCCCTGTTTGTTCACAAAGAGACGCAGGAACTTCATCCGAACAGCGCTGAGCTGATCGAGAAAGTGGCGCAACTTGTCGAGCAGAAAGGTATTCAGGCGTGGTGGGATCTTGACCCTGCAGACATCATGGGTGAAGAAGACGCTGCCAAGTACGAAAAAGTACTCGACACTCTGGATGTATGGTTCGACTCGGGTGTGACTCACTTCTCGGTCGTTGACAGCCGCGAAGAATACAACGGCAACAGCGCCGATCTTTACCTGGAAGGTTCTGACCAGCACCGTGGTTGGTTCCAGTCATCACTGATTTCATCGGTGGCGATGAAAGGCAAAGCACCTTACAGGCAAGTACTGACCCACGGTTTCGTGGTTGACGGCCAAGGCCGCAAGATGTCGAAGTCTATCGGTAATGTTGTCGCTCCGAAAGATGTGACCAACAAGCTGGGTGCTGACATCCTGCGTCTATGGGTTGCGTCGACTGACTACACCGGTGAAGTTGCGGTTTCTGACGAGATCCTGAAGCGTTCTGCCGATGCTTACCGCCGTATCCGTAACACAGCGCGTTTCTTCCTGGCGAACCTAAGCGGTTTCAATCCTGAAACTGACCTTGTGGCTCCAGAAGAGATGGTGGCACTGGATCGCTGGGCGGTTGGCCGTGCGATGGCTGCGCAGGAAGAAATCATCAAGGCATACGATGAGTACAACCTACATGCGGTAACTCAGCGCCTGATGCAGTTCTGCTCGGTTGAAATGGGTTCATTCTACCTGGATGTGATCAAAGACCGTCAGTACACCGCCAAGCGTGGTGGCCATGCACAGCGTAGCTGCCAGACCGCACTATACTACATCGTAGAAGCACTGGTTCGCTGGATGGCGCCTATCATGTCATTCACCGCTGATGAGATCTGGAACGAAATGCCGGGTCAACGCGACAAGTTCGTATTCACGGGCGAGTGGTTCGAAGGTCTGTTTGGCCTAGCTGAAGGCGAAGAGCTAAACAACGAATTCTGGGCTGAACTCCAGACCGTACGTGGCGCGGTAAACAAGCTGCTTGAAGGTGCGCGTAAGGACAAAGTGATCGGTGGTGCCCTGCAGGCCGAAGTGACCCTTCATGCCTCTGAAGCACTGGCTGCCAAGCTGAACAAGCTGGAAGATGAACTGCGTTTTGTTCTGCTAACATCAAAAGCAGAAGTCGTTGTTGCTGACAGCAAGCCAGAAGGCGCACAGGATACTGACGTTGACGGCCTGTTCGTGACCGTGAAAGCGTCAGAAGCGGCGAAATGTGATCGCTGTTGGCACCACGTTGCCGATGTTGGCACTATCGAAGGCCACGAAGAAGTGTGTGGCCGCTGTGTCAGCAATGTCGAAGGTGAAGGTGAAGAGCGTAAGTTTGCCTAA
- the lspA gene encoding signal peptidase II, producing MSKLSSENGLSLKQSGVRWLWLAALVFIVDIGSKLLVMNTMEYGWPNRIELLPFFNLLYVHNTGAAFSFLSDAGGWQRWLFAAIALGVCSMLVFWMRKLPATQKLANVSYALIIGGALGNLFDRLYHGFVVDFLDFYVGSYHWPAFNIADMGICIGAGLIILDGFLSDKDKKKQAVKH from the coding sequence ATGAGTAAGTTATCGTCTGAAAACGGACTATCGCTGAAACAATCTGGGGTTCGCTGGCTGTGGCTGGCGGCTCTGGTATTCATTGTAGATATCGGCAGTAAGCTACTGGTGATGAATACGATGGAGTACGGTTGGCCTAACCGTATTGAACTGCTGCCATTCTTTAATTTGCTGTACGTCCACAATACCGGGGCGGCCTTTAGCTTTTTGAGTGATGCTGGCGGTTGGCAGCGTTGGCTGTTTGCAGCGATAGCTCTTGGGGTCTGCTCCATGCTGGTGTTCTGGATGCGCAAGCTGCCGGCGACCCAAAAACTGGCCAATGTTTCTTATGCCCTGATCATTGGTGGGGCATTGGGCAACTTGTTTGATCGTCTGTACCACGGTTTTGTGGTCGACTTTCTCGATTTTTATGTCGGGAGCTACCATTGGCCGGCCTTTAATATTGCCGACATGGGCATATGTATCGGTGCCGGTCTGATCATCCTTGATGGCTTCTTGTCTGATAAGGACAAGAAGAAGCAAGCGGTTAAGCATTAA